Proteins from a genomic interval of Triplophysa dalaica isolate WHDGS20190420 chromosome 21, ASM1584641v1, whole genome shotgun sequence:
- the LOC130410076 gene encoding metalloproteinase inhibitor 3-like: MMGVTLLGVVLIFLSVGLNIQTAESCRCLQRHPQEQFCTSEMVILANVTGKRLPARNQINLFQNKIKIIKDLKGSNNANRIQYVYTDSSSCGITLDQGLYMLSGHWLENGIKVMMCNLVNQWEHLSLTEQENFNQTYKMGCNCTISTCSDSPCCPKSKNECKWEINSPHSHEYVCLKDSDGICSWYMPRSKVDVDAVCQQRRG, encoded by the exons ATGATGGGTGTAACACTGTTGGGTGTTGTGCTGATCTTCTTGTCTGTAGGGCTGAATATACAGACAGCAGAGAGCTGCCGCTGTTTACAACGTCACCCTCAAGAACAATTCTGCACTTCTGAAATGG TGATTTTAGCTAACGTAACTGGAAAGAGGCTTCCTGCTAGGAATCAAATCAACTTGTTTcagaataaaatcaaaataatcaaG GATTTGAAAGGTTCTAACAACGCAAACAGAATTCAATACGTCTACACAGATTCATCATCCTGTGGCATCACACTGGATCAGGGGCTATACATGCTTTCAG GACACTGGTTGGAAAATGGGATCAAGGTGATGATGTGTAACCTTGTCAATCAATGGGAACATCTCTCCTTAACGGAACAAGAAAACTTCAATCAAACGTATAAGATGGGCTGTAACTGCACG ATCTCTACGTGTTCTGACAGTCCATGTTGTCCCAAATCTAAGAATGAATGTAAGTGGGAAATCAACTCTCCTCATTCTCACGAGTACGTCTGTCTGAAGGACAGTGACGGCATCTGTAGCTGGTACATGCCACGTTCAAAAGTTGATGTTGATGCTGTGTGCCAACAGAGGCGCGGATGA